The region TCATCGTCTTCGATGTATTCGAGCGCCACTTCCAGGCTCATATCTCTTGGTGGACGCAAAACGATATTTTCGTCCGACCCAGAAGCTCGCATATTAGTGAGCTTCTTTTCTTTGGTCGGGTTCACCGTCAAGTCGTCAGAACGGGAGTTTTCGCCCACGATCATTCCTTCGTAGACTTCGTCACCGTGGCGAACGAACATATCGGAGCGTTCCTGCAAAGCAAACAGCGCGAAACCAACTGCTTTGCCAGAGACCATCGAGATCATTGCACCGTTTGCTCGTCGCGGCACTTCACCGGAAAGAGGACGATATGATTCAAAGCGATGGTTAACGATCGCTTCGCCCTGGGTCGAGTTGAGCAGTTTGGTTCGCAGTCCGATCAAACCACGAGATGGGATCGTAAAGATGACCTGGCTGTAATCGCCGCGAGGCTGCATTTCGACCAGTTCGCCACGGCGTTCTCCGACCAATTCCATGACCGGGCCCATCTTCTCTGATGGAACTTCAATCACGAGTTGTTCGTACGGTTCTTCTTTCACACCATTGTTGTCACGCATGATCACTTGAGGCTTACCCACGGCAAGCTCGTAGCCTTCGCGACGCATGGTTTCAATAAGAACGGCCAGGTGAAGCACACCACGACCACTTACCAGGAAGCTATCGCCAGACTCGCCCGGTCGAACACGCAACGCAACATTGCGTTCAAGTTCCTTTTCCAAACGATCACGTAGGTTTCGCGAAGTGACATACTTACCATCCTTCCCCAGCAGCGGTGAAGTATTGATGGTGAACATCATTTCAAGCGTTGGAGCATCCACTGCCACACGCGGTAGCGGATTGGGATTATCGACGGCACAGATCGTGTCGCCAATATCGATGTCGTCCAAACCTGTCACCGCGATAATATCGCCGGCGCCAGCTTCGTCCACTTCGACGCGGCCGAGATTCTCGAAGGCATGCAACGCCACGATACGACCTCGTTCGAACTTGTCGCCCGCCTTCGAGATCATCACCGACTGGCCCTTCTTAATCTTGCCAGACTTGATACGGCCGATCGCGATACGCCCAGTGTATTCAGACCAGTCAAGCGTGGTGACTCGCATTTGAAGCGGATCGTCCGGATTCACGTCAGGACCGGGAATGTGCTTAAGGACCAAGTCCAGCAGCGG is a window of Bremerella sp. TYQ1 DNA encoding:
- the typA gene encoding translational GTPase TypA — translated: MRRDDLRNIVIIAHVDHGKTTLVDCLLHQSGQFRASQLSSERILDSNDLEKERGITILAKNIALPYEGVKINIVDTPGHADFGGEVERVLSMADGAVVLVDAAEGPMPQTRFVLSKALEVGLKPIVLINKIDKPDARPHEVVDEVLDLFLSLGADDEIAEFPYLFASAKAGFASEDPNVREGDMRPLLDLVLKHIPGPDVNPDDPLQMRVTTLDWSEYTGRIAIGRIKSGKIKKGQSVMISKAGDKFERGRIVALHAFENLGRVEVDEAGAGDIIAVTGLDDIDIGDTICAVDNPNPLPRVAVDAPTLEMMFTINTSPLLGKDGKYVTSRNLRDRLEKELERNVALRVRPGESGDSFLVSGRGVLHLAVLIETMRREGYELAVGKPQVIMRDNNGVKEEPYEQLVIEVPSEKMGPVMELVGERRGELVEMQPRGDYSQVIFTIPSRGLIGLRTKLLNSTQGEAIVNHRFESYRPLSGEVPRRANGAMISMVSGKAVGFALFALQERSDMFVRHGDEVYEGMIVGENSRSDDLTVNPTKEKKLTNMRASGSDENIVLRPPRDMSLEVALEYIEDDELVEVTPNHIRLRKILLKETDRRRQSRK